The Oceanibaculum nanhaiense genome includes the window GAACCGGATCATGGGCGTTCCCCTGCCATGATCCGGTTCACCGCGCTGGCCGCTATCTGTCCGGGAAGGCGGGGCCACATCACGTCGAAGCGGTTGCGGATGTTCAGGCCGAAGCGCATCGCCTGCCATACCGGGCGTGATTGTATGAAAACGTTTACATCGCTGTAACCGTGGCGTCACACGGCGCTGTCATGGTGTCCCGGTCATTGATCGGAGACCGGACAAACCCATGCGCAAGACGCCGACCATCCGTGATGTTGCCCGTGTGGCCGGTGTGTCCATCGCCACCGTGTCGCGGGTCATCAACGGCACCGGGCCGGTGGCCGTGGATCGGGCCGAGGCGGTGCGCGCGGCGATGGTGGAGATCGGCTTCCGGCCGAACGCCATTGGCCGGCAGCTGAAGACCAGCAGCAGCCGCACCATAGGCATTCTGGTGCCGTCGCTGTTCAACCCGGTCTTCGCCGATTCCGTTCAGGGCTGCCAGGAGGCGGCGGGCGCCGCCGGCTATGCCACGCTGCTGGCCGCCACCGATTACGATCCGGGCCGCGAGCGCAGCGCCGTCGAGGCGCTGCTGGCCAACCGCGTCGAAGGGCTGGTGCTCACTGTCGCCGATGCGGCGGAGAATGAGACGCTGGACATGCTGGATGCCGAGGGCGTGCCCTATGTGCTGGTCTATAACCAGCCGGATGAAGGCGGCCGCCCGGCCGTGACCATCGACAACCGCCGCGCCATGGCCGATCTGGTGCGCTACCTGATCGGCCTCGGCCACCGGCGCTTCGCCATGATCGCCGGCTCCTTCACCGCCTCCGACCGGTCGCGCCTGCGCTTCGAAGGTTTTGCCGATGCGCTGCGCGAAGCCGCCCTGCCGCCCGGTCTGCTGCTGGAAGTGCGCTTCGACGATACCGAGATGGCGCCGCTGCTGGCCGGCCTGTTCAGCGGGCGTCCAGCACCTACGGCGCTGGTCTGCACAACCGATCTGCTGGCGCTGGCGGCGATCCGTTCCTGCCGTGCGCTGGGGCTGGCGGTGCCACGTGAC containing:
- a CDS encoding LacI family DNA-binding transcriptional regulator, with amino-acid sequence MRKTPTIRDVARVAGVSIATVSRVINGTGPVAVDRAEAVRAAMVEIGFRPNAIGRQLKTSSSRTIGILVPSLFNPVFADSVQGCQEAAGAAGYATLLAATDYDPGRERSAVEALLANRVEGLVLTVADAAENETLDMLDAEGVPYVLVYNQPDEGGRPAVTIDNRRAMADLVRYLIGLGHRRFAMIAGSFTASDRSRLRFEGFADALREAALPPGLLLEVRFDDTEMAPLLAGLFSGRPAPTALVCTTDLLALAAIRSCRALGLAVPRDVTVTGFDGIALSALTSPSLTSLVQPSHVMGQQAVGHLLGRLGTGAMPRQVILPHQIRPGESAAKPSPRLADVIPLRPTATEGDFS